Within Enterobacter sp. RHBSTW-00175, the genomic segment GCCGGATGACACCTGGTGTTATGCGTGAGGGATAAAATGATATTCCGTTACGCTAACGTACTCTTCACCCGGGCGCAGCACGCAGTCTGGCTGCGGCCATTCTGTATGGTTAGGGCTGTCCGGGAGGAACTCGCTTTCCAGCGCCAGACCCTGCCAGTCGCTGTACTCGTTATGTGTGCGGGCTGGCGTGCCGCCGAGGTAGTTGCCCGAATAAAATTGCAGGGCAGGGGCCGTGGTGTAGACCGTCATCTGCAACTTTTCATCCGCTGACCAGACGTGGGCTGCAGGCTGCTTCACGTCGCCTTTTGCCTGTAACAGGAAAGCGTGATCGTAACCTTTCACTTTGCGCTGATCGTCATCGCTCAGGAAATCCTGGGCGACAGATTTTGTCGCGCGGAAATCAAAGCTGGTGCCGCTCACCGATTTCAGGCCCTGATGCGGGATACCCATCTCATCGACCGGCAAATAGTCATCCGCCAGCAGCTGAAGCTTATGCTGGCGAACATCGCACTGGTTACCGTCGAGATTGAAATACGCGTGATTAGTCATATTGACCGGGCAGGCTTTATCGGTCGTTGCGCGGTACTCAATCGCAATACGGTTATCTTCCGTCAGGGTAAAACGTGCCGTGGCGGCGAGATTACCCGGGAAGCCCTGATCGCCATCGGGGGAGTCCAGCGAGAACAGCACTTCGCCATCATTCTGCCGAACAATCTGCCAGCGGCGTTTATCAAATCCTTCCGGCCCACCGTGCAGCTGGTTTTCGCCCTGGCTTGACAGCAGCGGATAGCTCACGCCATCCAGTTCAAAACGGCTTTTGGCGATGCGGTTGGCGTAACGGCCCACGGATGCGCCGAGATAGGCCGCCTGAGTGATGTATTGTTCCGGCGATGCGCAGCCGAGCAGGGTTTCACGCACGCTGCCATCAGGCATAGGCACACGTGCGGAGAGTAATGTTGCGCCCCAGTCCATCAGCGTAACCACCATCCCTGCGCTGTTGCGCAGGGTTAACAGGCGATACGGCAGACCATCCGGTGCGAGGGTTGGCGTTTCGTTTAGCACTGTCCCGCTCCTTGCGTTGCTTTACACACATAGAAGGTTTCTTTGATGCCGGTTTTGGCTTCGTATTGTTTCGCTACTGCATCCTGAACGGCCGGAACCAGCTCTTCAGGAATCAGCGCCACGATGCAGCCGCCAAAACCGCCGCCAGTCATGCGCACGCCGCCTTTATCACCGATGGTGGCTTTAACAATCTCAACCAGCGTGTCAATTTGCGGCACGGTGATTTCGAAATCATCGCGCATAGAGGCATGAGATTCGGCCATCAACTCACCCATGCGTTTCAAATCGCCTTTTGCCAGCGCTGAAGCGGCTTCAACCGTACGGGCGTTTTCCGTCAGTACGTGGCGAACGCGTTTAGCCACCACCGGATCAAGCTCATGGGCAACTTTGTTGAATTCATTGATTGAAACGTCGCGCAGGGCAGTCTGCTGGAAGAAACGCGCGCCGGTTTCACACTGCTCACGACGGGTGTTGTACTCGCTGCCTACCAGGGTACGCTTGAAGTTACTGTTGATGATAACGACCGCCGCGCCCTTTGGCAGCGGAACCGCTTTGCTTCCCAGCGAGCGACAGTCAATCAGCAGCGCGTGTTCTTTCTTGCCGAGGGCAGAAATCAGCTGGTCCATAATGCCGCAGTTGCAGCCAACGAACTGGTTTTCTGCTTCCTGGCCATTCAGCGCGATTTGTGCGCCGTCCAGCGGCAGA encodes:
- the galK gene encoding galactokinase; protein product: MSLKDKTQSLFAEAFGYPATHVIQAPGRVNLIGEHTDYNDGFVLPCAIDYQTVISCAKRDDRKVRVVAADYDNQTDEFSLDAPIIAHDTQQWSNYVRGVVKHLQKRNKNFGGADLVISGNVPQGAGLSSSASLEVAVGTVFQQLYHLPLDGAQIALNGQEAENQFVGCNCGIMDQLISALGKKEHALLIDCRSLGSKAVPLPKGAAVVIINSNFKRTLVGSEYNTRREQCETGARFFQQTALRDVSINEFNKVAHELDPVVAKRVRHVLTENARTVEAASALAKGDLKRMGELMAESHASMRDDFEITVPQIDTLVEIVKATIGDKGGVRMTGGGFGGCIVALIPEELVPAVQDAVAKQYEAKTGIKETFYVCKATQGAGQC
- the galM gene encoding galactose-1-epimerase, which produces MLNETPTLAPDGLPYRLLTLRNSAGMVVTLMDWGATLLSARVPMPDGSVRETLLGCASPEQYITQAAYLGASVGRYANRIAKSRFELDGVSYPLLSSQGENQLHGGPEGFDKRRWQIVRQNDGEVLFSLDSPDGDQGFPGNLAATARFTLTEDNRIAIEYRATTDKACPVNMTNHAYFNLDGNQCDVRQHKLQLLADDYLPVDEMGIPHQGLKSVSGTSFDFRATKSVAQDFLSDDDQRKVKGYDHAFLLQAKGDVKQPAAHVWSADEKLQMTVYTTAPALQFYSGNYLGGTPARTHNEYSDWQGLALESEFLPDSPNHTEWPQPDCVLRPGEEYVSVTEYHFIPHA